A genomic segment from Pyrodictium occultum encodes:
- a CDS encoding winged helix-turn-helix domain-containing protein — translation MQSTNITVVMVVMEVIFVEEHPLRARILQLLREHGAVYYSELLRSLEASRATLSWHLYVLLREGRVGAIRYRRYTIYYLRGRELEAVRSIAGRDRLFCSVLRDLAAGARPEEVAARYGISVRGLEGLRELARRLRGRLDEVCGEEQNVGE, via the coding sequence GTGCAGAGTACTAACATTACAGTTGTGATGGTTGTGATGGAGGTAATATTCGTGGAGGAGCACCCGCTCCGGGCCCGGATACTCCAGCTGCTCAGGGAGCATGGCGCGGTATACTATAGCGAGCTCCTGCGCAGCCTTGAGGCCTCGCGGGCTACGCTCAGCTGGCACCTCTACGTGCTGCTGCGGGAGGGGCGTGTCGGGGCCATCCGGTACCGTAGGTATACCATCTACTACCTCCGGGGCCGCGAGCTCGAGGCCGTCAGGAGTATAGCTGGGAGGGATAGGCTGTTCTGCAGCGTTCTACGCGACCTGGCGGCGGGCGCCCGGCCGGAGGAGGTGGCGGCTCGCTACGGGATAAGCGTCAGGGGGCTAGAGGGCCTGCGGGAGCTCGCCAGGAGGCTCCGGGGCAGGCTCGATGAGGTCTGCGGCGAGGAGCAGAATGTAGGCGAGTGA
- a CDS encoding C25 family cysteine peptidase yields MRRLLPPALLILLLALLIHAHAGAATGGQQGRVVLTARVGGDGWAYIHAVLPPGSYRVAGVQGWEPRAANPRPLLLSFTPDPELWSRLSRLAVAAPAESLGPSVRLVQRPWGVELYAWVPGRPGSTVEVVLEEAGAGRQAAGGAASMIIVVPGEPAALEAAGEIARIHESQGLSVRIVTVDEIRSSYKPAPQPPGACRPGKNGPKYDMDLALRIVSMLREAAGKGARYVLIIGGARDVPPIYYCSPILRELVGPDEAAVPTDYYYADPNYDGLAELAVGRIPFTDRGMLQAYVEALRRWVEGGSWQGEAFLAGGAPFATDLMVGEAAVVKALEEASGLPLKPDVMMLSLGGYTGTGFASRLGDYGLYYLVTHGAGNALLDYVPGGLWNYDFEEKLRSDQVTAAGEPGVFVTPACRSAFWDYDLVDPPFKPPSLADALLGRGDAVAYLGYTRIAVEMVDGVSAGDRGVEVSLAGADAPLLLFLRSLGSANTLGDAWLQALNAYAVSPASHYRAYLTSGQEDIGELVLREAAFLGDPAAPNPWRSGGAGGEGEPPGLVPPRGSIRVGAALLAMPLARYASGSLPAFNPGGSTEVALGFQGACPDSIAANAVYRVEGVYLLGLRRLDASVKRSGGECVARIRLPLDSPGLVRIVAMWGGRATAYYLVAAGAWLDAGNGTLVLRGLDVLETVGDEPLLLTLNGTAATLLPGGSTSYTLPLAMLGPRARGAVAAVEPVHRYDAIYGGEFVESVEAKLARLFRVELPAGKLRPITTPFTARLAEASPAEKPSPLPHAGAGTALLAAALAAAAAAAAAARRRAGG; encoded by the coding sequence TTGAGGCGTCTACTCCCGCCGGCGCTCCTCATCCTGCTGCTCGCCCTGCTAATCCACGCCCACGCAGGGGCCGCCACGGGCGGCCAGCAGGGCAGGGTGGTACTGACGGCCAGGGTGGGTGGCGACGGCTGGGCCTACATCCACGCCGTGCTCCCACCCGGCAGCTACCGGGTGGCAGGAGTCCAGGGCTGGGAGCCCAGGGCCGCCAACCCAAGGCCGCTGCTCCTCAGCTTCACACCAGACCCCGAGCTATGGAGCAGGCTCAGCAGGCTCGCAGTAGCCGCGCCCGCGGAGAGCCTGGGGCCCAGTGTTAGGCTTGTCCAGCGGCCCTGGGGGGTGGAGCTCTACGCCTGGGTGCCGGGCAGGCCAGGCTCCACCGTAGAGGTCGTGCTGGAGGAGGCGGGGGCCGGGCGCCAGGCCGCGGGCGGCGCAGCCTCGATGATAATAGTCGTGCCCGGCGAGCCCGCCGCCCTGGAGGCCGCCGGGGAGATAGCCAGGATCCACGAGAGCCAGGGCCTCAGCGTCAGGATAGTGACCGTGGACGAGATACGCTCCAGCTACAAGCCGGCGCCGCAGCCCCCCGGGGCGTGCAGGCCGGGGAAGAACGGACCCAAATACGACATGGACCTGGCGCTCAGGATAGTATCCATGCTCCGGGAGGCCGCGGGGAAGGGGGCCAGGTACGTGCTCATAATAGGCGGCGCCAGGGACGTGCCCCCCATCTACTACTGCAGCCCCATCCTCCGCGAGCTAGTGGGCCCCGACGAGGCGGCCGTGCCAACCGACTACTACTACGCAGACCCCAACTACGACGGGCTGGCGGAGCTCGCGGTCGGCAGGATACCCTTCACCGACCGGGGCATGCTCCAGGCCTACGTCGAGGCCCTGCGGAGGTGGGTCGAGGGGGGCAGCTGGCAGGGGGAGGCGTTCCTAGCCGGCGGAGCCCCCTTCGCCACCGACCTCATGGTGGGCGAGGCCGCGGTTGTGAAGGCCCTCGAGGAGGCCTCGGGGCTCCCCCTGAAGCCCGACGTCATGATGCTCAGCCTGGGGGGCTACACCGGGACGGGGTTCGCCAGCCGCCTGGGAGACTACGGGCTCTACTATCTGGTCACCCACGGGGCCGGGAACGCGCTCCTGGACTACGTGCCGGGCGGGCTGTGGAACTACGACTTCGAGGAGAAGCTGCGCAGCGACCAGGTCACCGCGGCGGGTGAGCCCGGGGTCTTCGTCACCCCCGCCTGCCGCTCAGCGTTCTGGGACTACGACCTCGTAGACCCGCCCTTCAAGCCGCCGAGCCTCGCAGACGCGCTCCTCGGCCGCGGCGACGCGGTGGCCTACCTGGGCTACACCAGGATAGCCGTGGAGATGGTAGACGGGGTCAGCGCCGGCGACAGGGGCGTCGAGGTGAGCCTCGCGGGGGCCGACGCGCCCCTCCTCCTCTTCCTCCGCAGCCTTGGCTCCGCCAACACCCTCGGCGACGCCTGGCTCCAGGCGCTCAACGCCTACGCCGTGTCGCCCGCCAGCCACTACCGGGCCTACCTCACCAGCGGCCAGGAGGACATAGGCGAGCTGGTGCTGCGCGAGGCAGCGTTCCTCGGGGACCCGGCGGCCCCCAACCCCTGGAGGAGCGGCGGGGCCGGCGGCGAGGGGGAGCCGCCGGGCCTGGTGCCGCCCAGGGGGAGCATACGGGTCGGGGCGGCGCTGCTCGCGATGCCGCTGGCCCGCTACGCCTCCGGCAGCCTGCCGGCCTTCAACCCCGGCGGCTCCACGGAGGTAGCCCTGGGCTTCCAGGGGGCCTGCCCCGACAGCATCGCGGCCAACGCGGTCTACCGGGTGGAGGGGGTCTACCTGCTGGGCCTCCGGAGGCTCGACGCCAGCGTCAAGAGGAGCGGCGGGGAGTGCGTGGCCAGGATAAGGCTGCCCCTCGACTCGCCCGGCCTAGTCAGGATAGTCGCCATGTGGGGCGGGAGGGCCACGGCCTACTACCTGGTCGCGGCAGGAGCCTGGCTAGACGCGGGCAACGGCACGCTGGTGCTCCGGGGCCTAGACGTGCTGGAGACCGTGGGCGACGAGCCGCTACTCCTAACCCTCAACGGTACAGCCGCCACCCTGCTGCCGGGCGGCTCCACGAGCTACACCCTGCCCCTCGCGATGCTCGGGCCCCGGGCCCGGGGCGCGGTGGCCGCCGTGGAGCCTGTCCACCGCTACGACGCAATCTACGGCGGCGAGTTCGTGGAGAGCGTTGAGGCCAAGCTGGCCAGGCTATTCCGGGTAGAGCTGCCCGCCGGGAAGTTGAGGCCTATAACCACGCCCTTCACCGCAAGGCTGGCCGAAGCCAGCCCCGCCGAGAAGCCCAGCCCGCTCCCGCACGCGGGCGCGGGCACCGCGCTCCTAGCAGCAGCGCTGGCGGCAGCGGCTGCAGCCGCGGCAGCGGCCAGGAGGAGGGCAGGAGGCTAG
- the cobB gene encoding NAD-dependent protein deacetylase, with the protein MGLAEEARRLARLLAGSRYAVAFTGAGVSTESGIPDFRGPQGLWRRVDPEVFSIEYFMEDPLGVWRLFAELFAGFRGARPNPAHHALARMEELGVVKTVITQNIDGLHQAAGSRRVIELHGSLRWARCTRCGHRVPLEEALREVEEGRLPRCPRCGGVLKPDAVFFGEPLPDDALREAYREAGRADLVLVVGSSLTVYPAALIPEYAARRGARLAIINLEPTSLDSLAVFVSRRRAGEILPAAARELEAMMGAR; encoded by the coding sequence ATGGGCCTAGCCGAGGAGGCCAGGAGGCTGGCCAGGCTACTGGCAGGCTCCCGCTACGCGGTAGCCTTCACCGGGGCGGGGGTGAGCACCGAGAGCGGCATCCCCGACTTCCGGGGCCCCCAGGGGCTCTGGCGCCGCGTGGACCCGGAGGTCTTCAGCATAGAGTACTTCATGGAGGACCCGCTGGGCGTCTGGAGGCTCTTCGCAGAGCTCTTCGCAGGGTTCCGCGGAGCCCGGCCCAACCCCGCCCACCACGCCCTGGCCAGGATGGAGGAACTCGGCGTCGTAAAGACTGTCATAACCCAGAACATTGACGGGCTCCACCAGGCGGCGGGGAGCAGGAGGGTTATAGAGCTCCACGGCAGCCTCCGCTGGGCCCGCTGCACCCGCTGCGGCCACCGCGTCCCCCTCGAGGAGGCGCTGAGGGAGGTGGAGGAGGGCAGGCTCCCCCGCTGCCCCCGGTGCGGCGGCGTCCTCAAGCCCGACGCCGTGTTCTTCGGCGAGCCCCTGCCGGACGATGCGCTGCGGGAGGCCTACCGGGAGGCCGGGCGCGCGGACCTCGTGCTAGTGGTCGGCTCCAGCCTCACAGTCTACCCCGCCGCCCTGATACCAGAGTACGCCGCCCGGAGGGGCGCGAGACTGGCAATAATCAACCTGGAGCCGACCAGCCTCGACAGCCTCGCAGTCTTCGTATCGAGGCGTAGGGCCGGCGAGATACTGCCAGCCGCCGCCAGGGAGCTCGAAGCCATGATGGGGGCCCGGTAG
- a CDS encoding exosortase/archaeosortase family protein gives MPRLLGRLAGRAAAALAAAVLVWAAAGLAGDRPLEVEAASLSAILDLAGVSHVRVGRTIYIIRGGEVVGLRIDWHCSGLVSYTIFLAASLLLPMRLWRRLYWLTAGFLVIYLANILRILLVAAAAEKLGVEAAASMHSIAGPLLLLGSVALLLSLEAAEVIRRGGRL, from the coding sequence ATGCCTAGGCTGCTGGGCAGGCTGGCCGGCCGGGCGGCTGCCGCCCTAGCGGCCGCGGTCCTGGTCTGGGCTGCGGCGGGCCTGGCCGGCGACAGGCCGTTGGAGGTGGAGGCGGCCAGCCTGAGCGCCATACTGGACCTGGCCGGGGTGAGCCATGTAAGGGTAGGGAGGACTATCTACATCATCCGCGGCGGGGAGGTGGTCGGGCTTAGGATAGACTGGCATTGCAGCGGCCTGGTATCCTACACGATATTCCTAGCCGCCTCGCTGCTCCTCCCCATGAGGCTCTGGAGGAGGCTCTACTGGCTCACGGCAGGCTTCCTCGTCATATACCTCGCCAACATACTGCGCATACTCCTCGTAGCCGCTGCCGCTGAGAAGCTTGGCGTGGAGGCTGCGGCATCGATGCACAGTATTGCCGGGCCCCTGCTCCTCCTCGGCAGCGTGGCGCTACTCCTCTCGCTTGAGGCGGCAGAGGTCATTAGGAGAGGGGGGAGGCTGTGA
- the rbcL gene encoding type III ribulose-bisphosphate carboxylase, whose product MPRDAYQEFVDEGYEPGPGDLVAVFRVAPAEGLSVRDAAARVAAESSVGTWTTLSVKPSLYDRLRARAYRFHSLGDGSWLVWIAYPSELFEEGSIPNLASSVMGNVFGMRAVEALRLEEIRLPRGYVASFPGPGHGVEGVRKILGVESRPILATVPKPKMGYTPEEYGRTAYEILAGGVDLVKDDENVAGQRLCRFEARLREVMKAVERAEKETGERKGYLANVTAPVKEMERRIKLVADYGNKFIMIDFLTAGWAALQHARELAGEYGLAIHGHRAFHAAFTRNPRHGVSMFVVAKLGRLAGLDHLHVGTPGVGKMEARAGEVVEYARVLREPVYKPREGDIIHMEQDWAGLRPVLPVSSGGLHPGNIEPVIRSLGLDIIIQAGGGVIGHPDGPRAGAAAMRQAVEAAVEGVPLEEYAEKHRELARALEKWGHTRPV is encoded by the coding sequence GTGCCGCGCGACGCTTACCAGGAGTTCGTGGATGAGGGCTACGAGCCCGGCCCCGGGGACCTCGTCGCCGTGTTCCGCGTCGCGCCGGCTGAGGGGCTCAGCGTGCGCGACGCCGCCGCCCGGGTGGCGGCTGAGAGCAGCGTGGGGACCTGGACCACGCTTAGCGTTAAGCCGAGCCTCTACGACCGGCTCCGCGCCAGGGCATACCGGTTCCACAGCCTGGGGGATGGGAGCTGGCTCGTCTGGATAGCCTACCCCTCGGAGCTCTTCGAGGAGGGGAGTATACCGAACCTGGCAAGCAGCGTCATGGGCAACGTTTTCGGCATGAGGGCTGTCGAGGCCCTGCGGCTAGAGGAGATAAGGCTCCCCCGCGGCTACGTCGCCAGCTTCCCGGGCCCCGGCCACGGGGTAGAGGGCGTGAGGAAGATACTCGGCGTCGAGAGCCGCCCCATCCTAGCCACTGTGCCCAAGCCGAAGATGGGGTACACCCCCGAGGAGTATGGGAGGACGGCCTACGAGATACTCGCGGGCGGGGTGGACCTCGTGAAGGATGACGAGAATGTTGCCGGCCAGCGGCTCTGCAGGTTCGAGGCAAGGCTCCGGGAGGTGATGAAGGCCGTCGAGAGGGCTGAGAAGGAGACGGGGGAGAGGAAGGGCTACCTGGCCAACGTGACCGCGCCAGTGAAGGAGATGGAGCGGAGGATCAAGCTGGTCGCGGACTATGGCAACAAATTCATAATGATAGACTTCCTCACCGCCGGCTGGGCCGCGCTCCAGCACGCCAGGGAGCTAGCCGGGGAATACGGGCTAGCGATCCACGGGCACCGCGCCTTCCACGCCGCGTTCACCCGGAACCCCCGGCACGGCGTCTCCATGTTCGTGGTGGCGAAGCTCGGGAGGCTGGCGGGGCTCGACCACCTCCACGTGGGCACGCCCGGCGTCGGCAAGATGGAGGCCCGGGCCGGGGAGGTGGTCGAGTACGCCCGCGTGCTCCGGGAGCCCGTCTACAAGCCACGGGAGGGCGACATCATCCACATGGAGCAGGACTGGGCCGGGCTCCGGCCGGTGCTCCCCGTCTCCAGCGGCGGCCTCCACCCGGGCAACATCGAGCCCGTCATAAGGAGCCTGGGCCTGGACATAATCATCCAGGCGGGCGGCGGCGTCATAGGCCACCCCGACGGCCCCAGGGCGGGCGCGGCGGCGATGAGGCAGGCGGTGGAGGCTGCTGTGGAGGGCGTGCCCCTCGAGGAGTATGCCGAGAAGCACCGCGAGCTGGCCCGGGCGCTGGAGAAGTGGGGCCACACCCGCCCCGTCTAG
- a CDS encoding S26 family signal peptidase: MPGLARALGYLAAGVLLVLLAGKMLRLPVALMIVYGTSMEPTFEPLDLVLGVEPWLAGGVEKGDVVVWCLPGDFWRSSCVVHRVVDLVNTSRGVLVVTKGDALDVSDPPVPMERVAYVVVYRAPRGLVLPLLAAAAAAAAGYYYLYLPYVTHRRYALEPGAPALLMVLAYALFNIAYVGSGMLDASPVIIDLPRVYGEHLSFNLSAGLLTVKLSYNTSLHPSGLPSCSLVGGFNASPVVEGFSAQPGEAVMAIRIPQEAFMELWLLDTRRVSRTALPPPPAKVATGLMLRCSLDFDKGVLEDTYPVAFSWSEPVVEASGKTLVLGNHNPVPIPVEVVVYAPSPGGGYRLVHRERLVLDPFTVERLDLSKLPGSLRAYVRYTFLGHFRSVGVTLHG; the protein is encoded by the coding sequence ATGCCGGGGCTTGCCAGGGCTCTGGGCTACCTAGCGGCTGGTGTGCTGCTAGTCCTCCTCGCGGGTAAGATGCTCCGCCTACCCGTGGCCCTCATGATTGTCTACGGCACCTCCATGGAGCCTACGTTTGAGCCCCTGGACCTGGTTCTCGGGGTGGAGCCTTGGCTGGCTGGGGGCGTGGAGAAGGGCGATGTAGTGGTCTGGTGCCTTCCGGGCGACTTCTGGAGGAGCAGCTGCGTCGTCCACCGCGTGGTGGACCTGGTGAACACGAGCAGGGGGGTGCTGGTGGTCACTAAGGGCGACGCGTTGGATGTCAGCGACCCGCCGGTCCCCATGGAGAGGGTTGCATATGTTGTAGTCTACCGGGCTCCCCGGGGGCTCGTTCTCCCCCTGCTCGCTGCTGCAGCCGCCGCGGCTGCAGGGTACTACTACCTCTACCTCCCCTACGTGACCCACCGCCGCTACGCGCTGGAGCCCGGGGCCCCGGCGCTGCTCATGGTGCTCGCCTACGCCCTCTTCAACATCGCCTACGTGGGCTCCGGCATGCTAGACGCCTCGCCCGTCATCATCGACCTCCCGAGGGTCTATGGGGAGCATCTATCCTTCAACCTCTCGGCGGGCCTCCTGACGGTGAAGCTGAGCTACAATACTAGCCTCCACCCCTCCGGGCTCCCGAGCTGCAGCCTCGTGGGCGGGTTCAACGCGTCGCCGGTGGTCGAGGGCTTCAGCGCCCAGCCCGGGGAGGCGGTGATGGCTATACGCATCCCCCAGGAGGCTTTCATGGAGCTATGGCTCCTGGACACCAGGCGGGTCTCCAGGACAGCGCTCCCGCCTCCCCCAGCGAAGGTGGCTACCGGGCTCATGCTCCGCTGCAGCCTAGACTTCGACAAGGGGGTTCTCGAGGACACCTACCCCGTAGCCTTCTCGTGGTCCGAGCCCGTGGTGGAGGCCTCCGGGAAGACCCTGGTCCTCGGGAACCACAACCCGGTGCCAATCCCCGTGGAGGTCGTAGTCTACGCGCCCAGCCCCGGGGGAGGGTATAGGCTGGTCCACCGGGAGAGGCTCGTCCTAGACCCCTTCACCGTGGAGAGGCTCGACCTCTCCAAGCTCCCCGGGAGCCTCCGCGCCTACGTCCGCTACACCTTCCTAGGCCACTTTAGGAGCGTAGGGGTGACCCTCCATGGCTAG
- a CDS encoding ArsR family transcriptional regulator, whose protein sequence is MGRVGARLQPVAVALAAALAAAAAAPALAGQGAVFLASDRGDLLFLEELGAGFTPAKCVLPDTVPGYVYVLDYNAPSCGGWPRGLGERLLELAEKGATVVLGYNTLRAISVYEPGVLARVGLVAKDEGSGVHAIHASLGLQLHGAPASIVYKTWKYRRFRVLPQAGWRVLARFSDGDPAIVAMHYGRGRLVLLFFNPVWPTIDGEKGFTRLVRALHSYLAGGLGTALAAAAVAAALSAAAAQSSSSSSRGERMLRHLMRPWAAVAVLAHRIRGADAAKHPVRAKILELAERRGYVTLGMVVRELGLKRTPALWHLTLLVDAGLLETRRVLNTQIYYRRGRAVEAVLAFLLEAEPRRRIAEALLQSPASISQLARALGMSKSTVKHHIDVLRVHNVVEEAGYGYRLSDWALRLVPRLLARGGEAYA, encoded by the coding sequence ATGGGCAGGGTGGGGGCAAGGCTCCAGCCGGTGGCGGTGGCGCTGGCCGCCGCGCTTGCGGCCGCTGCAGCCGCGCCGGCCCTGGCGGGGCAGGGGGCAGTATTCCTGGCGAGCGACCGGGGCGATCTACTCTTCCTCGAGGAGCTTGGGGCCGGGTTCACGCCCGCGAAGTGCGTGCTGCCGGACACGGTCCCCGGCTACGTGTACGTGCTCGACTACAACGCCCCCAGCTGCGGCGGCTGGCCCCGGGGCCTCGGGGAGAGGCTGCTAGAGCTCGCGGAGAAGGGCGCCACCGTGGTGCTCGGCTACAACACGCTGCGGGCTATCAGCGTCTACGAGCCGGGCGTGCTCGCAAGAGTAGGGTTGGTGGCTAAGGATGAGGGGAGCGGTGTTCACGCTATCCACGCTTCCCTCGGCCTCCAGCTCCACGGTGCTCCGGCGAGCATAGTGTACAAGACGTGGAAGTACCGCCGTTTCCGCGTCCTGCCTCAGGCGGGCTGGAGGGTGCTGGCGCGGTTCAGCGACGGCGACCCGGCGATAGTTGCGATGCATTATGGCCGTGGGAGGCTGGTGCTCCTCTTCTTCAACCCGGTCTGGCCCACCATCGACGGGGAGAAGGGGTTCACCAGGCTGGTCCGGGCCCTCCACAGCTACCTGGCCGGGGGCCTGGGCACGGCTCTGGCCGCCGCAGCTGTCGCCGCCGCCCTCAGCGCTGCCGCCGCCCAGTCTAGCTCCAGCAGCAGCCGTGGAGAGAGGATGCTCCGGCACCTCATGAGGCCCTGGGCGGCTGTAGCGGTACTGGCCCACCGAATACGCGGGGCGGACGCCGCCAAGCACCCGGTGAGGGCTAAGATCCTGGAGCTGGCTGAGAGGCGGGGCTACGTGACGCTCGGCATGGTTGTGAGGGAGCTGGGGCTGAAGAGGACGCCGGCGCTCTGGCACCTAACCCTGCTCGTGGACGCGGGGCTCCTCGAGACCCGCAGGGTGCTGAACACGCAGATATACTATAGGAGGGGGAGAGCCGTTGAAGCCGTGCTCGCATTCCTCCTCGAGGCTGAGCCGCGGCGCCGGATAGCGGAGGCGCTGCTCCAGTCGCCTGCCAGTATATCTCAGCTCGCCCGCGCTCTGGGCATGAGCAAGTCCACCGTTAAGCATCATATCGATGTTCTACGCGTGCATAACGTCGTGGAGGAGGCCGGCTACGGCTACCGGCTCTCCGACTGGGCCCTTAGGCTGGTACCCAGGCTTCTAGCCCGCGGTGGCGAGGCCTATGCCTAG
- a CDS encoding HIT family protein, with protein MTEDCVFCKIIRGELPSAKVYEDENVVAFLDIYPINPGHTLVVPKRHVERLEQLSDEEAAALIRVVKKLAPRIVEAVGAQGYNVVANNGRAAGQVIFHVHFHIVPRFEGDGCQMDCSRSKPSMEELREIGEKIKRHLEH; from the coding sequence GTGACGGAGGACTGCGTGTTCTGCAAGATAATCCGCGGCGAGCTGCCCTCAGCGAAGGTTTACGAGGACGAGAACGTGGTGGCGTTCCTCGACATATACCCGATAAACCCAGGCCACACACTGGTCGTGCCCAAGCGTCACGTGGAGCGGCTCGAGCAGCTCAGCGACGAGGAAGCGGCTGCACTGATACGGGTGGTTAAGAAGCTGGCGCCGAGGATCGTCGAGGCCGTGGGCGCCCAGGGCTACAACGTTGTAGCCAATAATGGGCGGGCCGCGGGCCAGGTTATATTCCACGTGCACTTCCACATAGTGCCGAGGTTCGAGGGCGACGGCTGCCAGATGGACTGCAGCCGCTCCAAGCCCAGCATGGAGGAGCTGCGGGAGATAGGGGAGAAGATAAAGAGGCACCTGGAGCACTAG
- a CDS encoding phosphoglycolate phosphatase: protein MASAGELARLLPGRVCGVAVDIDGTITERRVSGDFRLSLEAVEALRRLEDAGVRVILVTGNSVMVAAGVARYIGVRGPHVAENGCLVYQRGSVVHACRGTARAAAEALEEELGGLLEPSWQNRCRIHDYAFLVRRVGPEEAWRMAERVLRERGLRAKLSHSGYALHVRPLEASKGLGLRVAMRMAGLEPGCVVAVGDSAMDLEMRDAGVTLAAVGNADPRLREGADLILPGESGGGVALLARAILESL from the coding sequence GTGGCTAGTGCGGGTGAGCTGGCCCGTCTCCTCCCTGGGAGGGTCTGCGGGGTTGCGGTGGATATTGACGGGACGATTACGGAGAGGAGGGTTAGCGGCGACTTCCGCCTGAGCCTGGAGGCTGTGGAGGCGCTGAGGAGGCTGGAGGATGCCGGGGTTCGGGTTATCCTGGTCACCGGGAACTCCGTCATGGTGGCTGCGGGGGTCGCGCGGTACATAGGGGTGCGGGGCCCGCATGTGGCGGAGAACGGGTGCCTGGTCTACCAGCGTGGCAGCGTTGTCCACGCCTGCCGGGGGACTGCGAGGGCTGCCGCGGAGGCGCTGGAGGAGGAGCTCGGGGGGCTGCTGGAGCCGAGCTGGCAGAACCGGTGCAGGATCCACGACTACGCGTTCCTGGTGCGCCGCGTGGGCCCGGAGGAGGCCTGGAGGATGGCGGAGAGGGTGCTCCGGGAGAGGGGGCTCCGGGCCAAGCTGAGCCATAGCGGCTACGCGCTCCACGTGAGGCCGCTGGAGGCGAGCAAGGGTCTGGGGCTCCGGGTGGCCATGCGCATGGCGGGGCTGGAGCCCGGCTGCGTGGTGGCCGTCGGGGACTCGGCCATGGACCTCGAGATGAGGGATGCGGGCGTAACCCTGGCCGCCGTGGGGAACGCGGACCCGAGGCTGCGGGAGGGGGCGGACCTGATCCTCCCCGGCGAGAGCGGTGGCGGCGTGGCCCTGCTCGCCAGGGCCATCCTCGAGAGCCTCTAG
- a CDS encoding glycosyltransferase produces the protein MTGSVEGSMTAGKGYRLGSAARWQTRLVGIAGGVLWFALGLLLARVIMDRLVEALHLGRGAASPGLPLVVLLYSLIGGVTAAFYASRVFSKLVLARVYKAHPGGRLHPGIPARVSVEIPVFNGEQVIGRVLRALLHQDYPRELMEVIIVDDGSTDGTWSIVSSYARRYPFIRAVRHEVNLGKAEALTTGIRRATGDVIIVLDADTVPERDAVRRLVSRLLYEDGLGAVCGRLIPAGHGGLLYWMQRIEYFLGFELGRFMEDAVSRATLILSGAFSAFRSIVLKPLAERGIPEDTLAEDFDLTVMVWKRGLRTGYEHSAVAYTITPSSLRGLYRQRIRWYAGGLQVLLKHANLLGLRRAGHASYLYGRLLAVYLLGVEYLLPLLHVAGYITLAAIVAVYGLLGLEVLALPLPVFLAAYLAALASTVIMGSLSIIVAYGAEYGAGSAVRIAPYAFIYTLLYIPLLAVAKTDAMIRALLRERITWGAA, from the coding sequence GTGACCGGTAGCGTAGAGGGCTCAATGACCGCGGGGAAGGGCTACAGGCTGGGGAGTGCAGCCAGGTGGCAGACCAGGCTCGTGGGGATAGCCGGGGGCGTACTCTGGTTCGCCCTAGGGCTCCTCCTAGCCCGCGTGATCATGGACCGGCTGGTGGAGGCCCTCCACCTCGGCCGGGGCGCGGCTAGCCCGGGGCTCCCCTTGGTCGTCCTCCTCTACAGCCTCATCGGGGGCGTGACGGCAGCCTTCTACGCGTCGAGGGTCTTCAGTAAGCTCGTGCTGGCCAGGGTCTACAAGGCTCATCCCGGGGGGCGGCTGCACCCGGGGATACCGGCGAGGGTCTCGGTAGAGATCCCGGTGTTCAATGGCGAGCAGGTTATCGGCCGTGTCCTGCGCGCCCTCCTCCATCAGGACTACCCGAGGGAGCTGATGGAGGTGATAATCGTTGACGACGGCTCCACGGACGGCACCTGGTCTATAGTGAGCAGCTATGCTAGGAGGTACCCGTTCATAAGGGCTGTGAGGCACGAGGTCAACCTGGGGAAGGCCGAGGCGCTAACCACGGGTATACGGAGAGCCACTGGAGACGTCATAATCGTCCTTGACGCTGACACGGTGCCGGAGAGGGACGCGGTCAGGAGGCTCGTGTCCAGGCTCCTCTACGAGGACGGGCTGGGGGCCGTGTGCGGCCGCCTCATCCCGGCCGGGCATGGGGGCCTCCTCTACTGGATGCAGCGCATAGAGTACTTCCTCGGCTTTGAGCTGGGCCGCTTCATGGAGGACGCGGTCAGCAGGGCCACGCTGATACTCTCGGGCGCGTTCAGCGCCTTCCGCTCCATAGTATTGAAGCCCCTGGCTGAGCGTGGCATACCGGAGGACACTCTAGCGGAGGACTTCGACCTCACCGTAATGGTGTGGAAGAGGGGGCTGAGGACTGGCTACGAGCACAGCGCCGTGGCTTACACCATCACGCCCTCGAGCCTCCGGGGCCTCTATAGGCAGCGGATACGCTGGTATGCTGGGGGCCTCCAGGTTCTCCTCAAGCATGCAAACCTGCTGGGCCTCCGGAGGGCTGGGCACGCCTCCTACCTCTATGGGCGGCTGCTGGCTGTCTACCTTCTGGGCGTCGAGTATCTCCTCCCCCTGCTCCATGTAGCCGGCTACATAACGCTGGCAGCTATAGTGGCTGTCTACGGGCTGCTCGGGCTAGAGGTGCTGGCCCTCCCCCTGCCGGTCTTCCTGGCAGCCTATCTGGCCGCGCTGGCTTCCACGGTCATAATGGGGTCTCTCAGCATTATAGTAGCGTATGGGGCCGAGTACGGGGCAGGGAGTGCCGTGAGGATAGCGCCCTACGCGTTCATATACACGCTCCTCTACATCCCGCTGCTGGCGGTGGCTAAGACTGATGCCATGATAAGAGCGCTGCTCCGCGAGAGGATTACATGGGGCGCTGCATAA